Proteins from a genomic interval of Niabella soli DSM 19437:
- a CDS encoding DegT/DnrJ/EryC1/StrS family aminotransferase has protein sequence MKPLQMVDTQSQYQKIKSEVDKAVLEVMESSAFINGKPVKTFSDNLAAYLDVQHVIPCANGTDALQIALMALDLQPGDEVITPSFTFIATTEVIALLRLTPVFVEVDAKTFCIDPEAIERAITPKTKAIVPVHLYGQSANMEAIMKIAEKHHLYVVEDNAQAIGCSFHFADGSSKKTGTIGHIGCTSFYPSKNLGAFGDGGALFTNDGALAEKLRMIANHGQQRRYYHDMVGCNSRLDTIQAAILNIKLQHLDAYCQARQQVAAYYDKAFAQTDKIITPHKADNTDHVYHQYTILLNGVDRDGFKEKLDATGVPSMIYYPVPAHKQGMFKQFGVGDLELPVTTYLTERVLSLPIHTEMDNEQLEFITKSVLSVL, from the coding sequence ATGAAACCTTTGCAAATGGTGGATACGCAGTCGCAGTATCAGAAAATTAAGAGTGAGGTAGATAAGGCAGTGCTGGAGGTGATGGAAAGCAGTGCTTTTATTAATGGTAAACCGGTGAAAACGTTTTCCGATAACCTGGCTGCTTACCTGGATGTGCAGCATGTGATCCCTTGTGCCAATGGCACCGACGCGCTGCAAATTGCCTTAATGGCGCTGGATCTGCAGCCGGGTGACGAAGTTATTACGCCGTCTTTCACTTTTATTGCCACTACCGAAGTGATTGCCTTGCTGAGACTGACCCCGGTATTTGTTGAGGTGGATGCCAAAACATTTTGTATCGATCCCGAGGCCATCGAGCGCGCCATCACGCCCAAAACAAAGGCAATTGTCCCGGTGCACTTGTACGGGCAATCGGCCAACATGGAGGCGATCATGAAAATTGCAGAAAAGCATCATTTATACGTAGTGGAAGATAATGCCCAGGCCATCGGATGCTCTTTTCATTTTGCTGACGGCAGTTCAAAAAAAACCGGCACTATCGGGCATATTGGCTGCACCTCCTTTTATCCCAGTAAAAACCTGGGCGCCTTTGGCGATGGCGGCGCACTGTTCACCAACGATGGGGCATTGGCCGAAAAGCTCCGGATGATCGCCAATCATGGCCAGCAGCGGCGCTACTATCATGATATGGTAGGCTGCAACAGCCGCCTCGATACCATACAGGCAGCTATTCTGAACATCAAATTACAGCACCTCGACGCCTATTGCCAGGCGCGCCAGCAAGTGGCCGCCTATTACGATAAGGCCTTTGCGCAAACAGATAAAATAATTACGCCCCACAAGGCGGATAATACAGACCACGTATATCACCAGTACACCATTCTTTTAAACGGGGTGGATCGGGATGGCTTTAAGGAAAAGCTCGATGCCACCGGCGTGCCCTCCATGATCTATTACCCCGTACCTGCTCACAAGCAGGGAATGTTTAAACAATTTGGTGTAGGTGATCTGGAGTTGCCCGTTACCACTTATTTAACCGAGCGGGTCCTTTCGTTGCCGATCCATACAGAAATGGATAACGAACAACTTGAGTTCATCACCAAATCAGTATTATCGGTTTTATAA
- a CDS encoding 3-deoxy-D-manno-octulosonic acid transferase: MTVLLYTIFIRLYRAGIGIAALFNPKAKLWTAGRKNILSRLQADFAGNAAKVIWMHCASLGEFEQGRTVLEALKQKYQDHKILLTFFSPSGFEVRKNYPAADWVYYLPLDTRYNAATFIKTVRPALAIFVKYEYWYHFLKNLNREKIPVLLISAIFRADAIFFKPQGAFHRKMLHFFNHIFVQNAESKERLRAIIGENKITVAGDTRFDRVTQIAAGFEPIPLIESFIAPGKFVIVAGSTWVDDEYNLSYFNKLDNNDSILIIAPHEIDPAHIKRVKGLFPGSVLFSELKGTSYLKSTILIIDNIGMLSRLYYYATITYIGGGFNPSGIHNTLEAAVFSKPVLFGPNYQKFLEAIELIKKEGAISYYDDKELFIEIEKLKTQPGLLNRYSTNAGTFVKERTGATGIICNYIQLNFR; encoded by the coding sequence TTGACCGTTCTTCTTTATACTATTTTCATCCGCTTGTACCGGGCCGGCATCGGTATCGCAGCATTATTCAATCCAAAAGCAAAACTTTGGACAGCGGGCAGAAAAAATATTTTATCCCGCCTTCAGGCCGATTTTGCGGGCAATGCGGCTAAAGTGATATGGATGCATTGCGCTTCTTTAGGAGAGTTTGAACAGGGCCGCACCGTGCTGGAAGCACTGAAACAAAAATACCAGGATCACAAAATATTGCTTACCTTTTTTTCCCCTTCGGGATTTGAAGTGCGTAAAAATTACCCGGCTGCCGACTGGGTGTATTACCTGCCCCTGGATACCCGTTATAACGCTGCCACCTTTATAAAAACGGTCCGGCCGGCTTTGGCCATTTTTGTTAAATACGAATATTGGTATCATTTTCTGAAAAACCTGAATCGGGAAAAAATACCCGTGCTTTTAATCTCGGCTATTTTCAGGGCAGATGCCATTTTCTTTAAACCGCAGGGCGCCTTTCACAGAAAGATGCTGCATTTTTTCAATCATATTTTTGTTCAAAATGCAGAAAGCAAAGAACGGTTGCGTGCCATCATCGGCGAAAATAAGATCACGGTGGCAGGCGATACCCGGTTCGACAGGGTAACTCAAATTGCCGCAGGCTTCGAACCGATACCCCTGATAGAATCTTTTATAGCACCCGGTAAATTTGTAATTGTTGCAGGAAGCACCTGGGTAGACGATGAATACAACTTGTCATATTTCAATAAATTAGACAATAATGATTCTATTTTAATAATAGCTCCCCATGAAATCGATCCGGCTCATATAAAACGAGTGAAAGGACTTTTCCCCGGCTCGGTATTATTTTCAGAATTGAAAGGAACTTCCTATTTAAAAAGCACCATCTTAATCATCGATAATATAGGCATGCTTTCAAGATTATATTACTACGCCACTATAACCTATATAGGGGGGGGATTCAACCCGTCGGGTATTCACAATACCCTCGAAGCTGCTGTTTTTTCAAAACCAGTGCTGTTTGGCCCGAATTATCAAAAATTTTTAGAAGCAATAGAGTTAATTAAAAAAGAAGGTGCAATTAGCTATTATGATGATAAAGAATTATTTATAGAAATAGAAAAACTAAAAACACAACCCGGTTTATTAAACAGGTACAGCACTAACGCCGGAACATTTGTGAAAGAGCGCACAGGCGCTACGGGTATTATCTGTAATTATATTCAGTTGAATTTTCGATAA
- a CDS encoding thymidine kinase: protein MFIEPNLTGERRGWIEVICGSMFSGKTEELIRRLKRVQFANLKAEIFKPAIDTRYDEENIVSHDTSIIHSTPVDNSQKILLLAQGADVIGIDEAQFFDPELPGVCDQLAYQGIRVIVAGLDMDYTGKPFGPMPEILARADYITKLHAICVKCGNIANYSYRKIPDEEQVMLGAIDVYEPRCRKCYIDKV from the coding sequence ATGTTTATAGAACCGAACCTTACGGGCGAGCGACGCGGATGGATTGAAGTGATTTGCGGTTCCATGTTTAGCGGTAAAACCGAGGAACTGATCCGGCGGTTGAAGCGCGTGCAATTCGCCAATCTGAAAGCGGAAATATTTAAGCCCGCCATCGACACCCGCTATGATGAGGAAAATATTGTTTCCCACGATACGAGCATCATTCATTCTACTCCCGTCGACAATTCCCAAAAGATCCTGTTACTCGCCCAGGGGGCCGATGTTATTGGTATTGATGAAGCGCAATTCTTTGACCCCGAGCTTCCGGGCGTTTGCGACCAACTGGCCTACCAGGGCATCCGCGTTATTGTAGCCGGGCTTGATATGGATTATACCGGCAAGCCCTTTGGCCCGATGCCCGAGATACTGGCCCGAGCTGATTATATTACAAAATTGCATGCAATCTGTGTAAAATGCGGAAACATAGCTAATTACTCCTACCGCAAAATCCCGGACGAAGAGCAGGTTATGCTGGGGGCCATCGACGTTTATGAGCCCCGTTGCAGAAAATGTTATATTGATAAAGTCTAA
- a CDS encoding heme exporter protein CcmB, producing the protein MARQGAPILVLIKKDLLLEIRQQYSFYGILLYIISTIFVLFLVMDEPEGKIWNGLFWVIQLFICINAVAKSFLQESRGRMLYFYSIASPVHFVLAKLLFNSALMLIMSFISLLLFFAFLGNPIQKVLPFTGLVLLGGWSLSMVFTFLAAIAAKAHQNAAIMAILGFPLIVPQLMLLLKITSGTFNPALPVLWNDIALLIALDLLVGVLAVILFPFLWRD; encoded by the coding sequence GTGGCAAGACAAGGCGCTCCTATATTGGTTTTGATAAAAAAGGATTTGTTGCTGGAAATCAGGCAACAATATAGCTTTTATGGCATATTGCTTTATATAATTTCTACCATATTTGTGCTTTTCCTGGTTATGGACGAGCCCGAAGGAAAGATCTGGAACGGTTTGTTTTGGGTGATCCAGTTGTTTATTTGTATTAACGCCGTTGCAAAAAGTTTTTTGCAGGAAAGCCGGGGGCGGATGCTCTACTTCTATTCCATCGCCTCCCCCGTTCATTTTGTTTTAGCCAAGCTATTATTCAATTCAGCCCTGATGCTGATTATGTCGTTCATCAGCCTGCTGCTCTTCTTTGCGTTTTTGGGAAACCCCATTCAAAAAGTGCTTCCCTTTACAGGGCTGGTTCTTTTGGGCGGCTGGAGCCTGAGCATGGTATTTACTTTTTTAGCAGCAATAGCAGCAAAAGCACATCAAAATGCCGCTATCATGGCCATCCTCGGATTTCCGCTTATTGTTCCGCAGTTGATGCTTCTGCTAAAGATCACTTCGGGCACGTTTAACCCGGCTCTGCCTGTCTTATGGAATGATATTGCCCTTTTAATAGCGCTCGATTTATTGGTGGGCGTACTGGCGGTTATCCTTTTCCCGTTTTTGTGGCGGGACTGA
- the ccsA gene encoding cytochrome c biogenesis protein CcsA, whose product MYKKWWKICCVLLLVFAVIAGLLVKTPNLPALDETIRNVFYHVGMWSAMMVLFICSVVHSIKYLRTSDLKYDILAKNYASVGLFFGLLGYATGAVWASYTWADPNNPAFESFGAVARDPRLIGTAVALLIYCAYFILRSSVSDFDKRAKVSAVYNVFAFAMLFPTIFIIPRILPSLHPGGEGNPALNFKDSSPIMRLVQYPAFIGWALLGVWIATVKIRINLLKEKSLLKK is encoded by the coding sequence ATGTATAAAAAGTGGTGGAAAATTTGCTGTGTCCTTCTCCTGGTTTTTGCTGTTATTGCCGGATTACTCGTTAAAACCCCCAATCTTCCAGCCCTCGATGAAACCATCCGCAATGTATTTTATCATGTGGGCATGTGGAGTGCCATGATGGTCCTGTTCATCTGCTCTGTTGTACATTCAATAAAATATCTCAGAACATCGGATTTGAAGTATGATATTCTTGCAAAAAATTACGCCTCGGTGGGCCTTTTTTTTGGACTGCTGGGGTATGCAACCGGGGCCGTTTGGGCCAGCTATACCTGGGCCGACCCTAACAACCCTGCTTTTGAATCCTTTGGCGCCGTAGCGCGTGATCCACGACTGATCGGCACCGCCGTAGCGCTGCTGATCTACTGTGCTTATTTTATATTAAGAAGCTCAGTATCCGATTTTGATAAAAGGGCTAAAGTAAGCGCTGTGTATAATGTTTTCGCATTTGCGATGCTGTTCCCCACCATTTTTATTATCCCCCGGATATTGCCCAGCCTGCACCCCGGCGGTGAAGGGAATCCCGCGCTTAACTTTAAAGACTCAAGTCCCATTATGCGCTTGGTACAGTACCCGGCATTTATTGGCTGGGCGTTGTTGGGCGTATGGATCGCTACCGTGAAGATCCGCATCAATTTATTAAAAGAAAAATCCCTGCTTAAAAAATGA
- a CDS encoding CcmD family protein, which yields MKTKGLSIFLLSLLLLPNLVMAQSSVDSLMRSSGRIYVVVAVLLIILLGVFFYLFGIERRLKKLEEQHKN from the coding sequence ATGAAAACAAAAGGGTTATCCATATTCCTGTTATCCTTATTGCTGTTACCCAATCTTGTAATGGCGCAATCTTCAGTGGATTCATTAATGAGAAGCAGTGGCCGCATCTATGTGGTGGTAGCCGTATTGCTGATCATCCTGCTAGGCGTATTCTTTTACTTATTTGGGATAGAGCGCCGGCTAAAAAAGCTGGAGGAGCAACACAAAAATTAA